The nucleotide sequence ACTGCTCCTACAACCAGCTCAGACTCTGAGACCCTGGCCAGGAAATACATGACTAGCCCACACAAACTCCAAAGGATAAGTCAGCTTTTTTATTCGGGTGTCACACAGAACCATATGAATTATGCCTCTGTCCTCAGGACACTCCTGGATCCCACCTTCCTGATTCTCTGTTATAGCCACTGCCCCACTGTGTGCCCATGAACATGGAGTGCCTTTATTATTAGTTGCTTTCACATCTTAAGACTGCAGCCAACCTCTCTCCACTGCTGGGTAGCTGCTCCCTAGGAAGACCAGTTTCTCCATTTTCTCAGTAGTGTCcctgtttttaaaatgacatttatctGTACTGAGAACTTCCTACGTCCTAGGTAGCCCTGGACAGTTGGTCATCTTATCATAACTCTGTTCAGGCTGGTAAAATTTTCCCTGATCCTCTGTTCACCACACTATAGAGTCCTCTAACCATGCTTCCCACCTCAAAGGGTAGTGGGTGCAGCCCTCTCCCAGATGCACAGACCTCTCTGGATCCTTTTAGCACCCTGGACAGAGCCTTGCTCAGAAGTCCTGGGCATTATGAACCCATGGGTTGTTTGTGTATCtatgtgcttgtgtgtttgtttgtatgtgtgtttttatgtGTCTCTGTGAGTGCTTGTGTGTCTCTGACTAGCTATGTATGTTTTTATGTGTCTCTGTGTAGGTTTATAAATGTCTGCTTGTATGTTTCcaagtgtctgtgtgtctgtgtcattGTGGgtggtgtatatgtctgtgtgactTTGTGTCTGAGactgtatttgtgtgtgtctgcctgtgtctgTGTACAGTAGTGAGAGCATCACTTGGGGTGACCCTCAGAGGGAGAGGCTTACCGGTCTACGTGTATAGTCCAGTCATCTGCTTTGACCAATGGTACCCAGTTGAGCTCTCCCTTGTAGTAGCGGTGGTCCACCCCACCAAACATCACCACACTGCCCTCCTGCTCGTCTCTGTAGAGAGAAGTGAGGGGGGATCCTTGGAGGACAGTAACAACAGCACTGTCTGAGAGCTGTGCTGGGCCAACCATCAAGGCCCTAATAAGTTCCCCATGTACAGATGCAGAAATCGTGTCCAGGAGAGATAGAGATCCAGACTGAGGTCTGCTACTGTCTCATGAGTGGCACAGAGAAGCTTAGAAGCTGAATCACTTGTCTGAGCTCCACCCGCTATGTCTTCTGAAGACACGCTGGACCTTCAGCGACCTGAGTGCTCAGACACCCTCAGAGGACATGGTGCTGAAATGTTTTGGCTTTTCCCGTGTCCACCTTAtcttttttcaggaaaatcaagGCCTGGGAGTTCTAAGGGTGTGTGTTCAGGTCACCCAGAGTTGGCGCCACTGGCCTGTGACCTATAATGTCCAAAGGGCCCCACACTCAGAAGGGATCCCACCTCTGCTCTCTCTGTCTTGAAATGcctaatatttcttgaatgaggGGTCCCACACTTTTGTGTCCCACACTTTCATGTCTCTCTGGCTCCACAAATTGGGGAGCTATTCCTGGGCTCTTTTTTAAATGctaatgaggaaggaaagatatccaccatccttctctttccttccttatcAAAATCATAAGCAAATCGTAATGCTTTTTCCTCCACTTGTTTCCTGCTGTCTTCCTTTTGCCTCCCTCGTGACTCACCCCCTAGACCAAGTTACTGGTCTTGAGTCCAGGAGTAgggttgtgttccaataaaattttatttataaaagccagTGGTGAAGCCAGGTAAGGCCCTGGGGCCATAGTTATCCTTGCTTATATTACTCTCAGGATACTTCTTTATCAAATGTTCTATAATTTCTGTGCAACTGAAAGAATCTTACAGCTAATTTGGAGAAAGGAATTGTCCATCTCAGACTTACTTGCTCAAGTAGAAGgcaaaaacaggctcagaaatggCACCTTCATTCTTCAGCTTGTCGAAGATGGGGATGGTTCTAGACcaggattgctttgggtagttcaAGCCCAAGATGCCATCATATCTTCGGCTCTGAAACCCGTATTCTGCCACGCTTAGACCGAATGGCTGGTCAGTACTTACTAGCTCCCCAATCTATGGGAGAGAAGAGTGTTCCCACTTACAGATACATGAAGTGGGGCTAGGACTGGGCTGGGGTGCATTGCCATTAGATCCTTAGAGAAGAATTGAGGCTGGGCTCTGTCTTTGGTTGCCCACAGACAGTTAGAGCAAGGTGGAAGGGGAATTGGGATTCCATTTGAGAGAGgctgtacattttaaaacatctgcCCCTCTGAAAAACATCACCTGAGTGAGTCAAATTTGCCTCGTGGCTTCTGTCCAGGTGGGGCAACCAAGAGTCAGGCCAGGTCCCATTGGTGCCACGTTATGGACAACACAATCAAGAACAAGATAGCCTTCTCTTTGGCATCACTGTGACCTAATGACAGGAATGGACTGAATTCTCTGTAAGGTACTGTGGATTCTGTGTCTGTCcaggaagacagaaacaaaaacacaatctTGCTTGCAGGGTTCTATGAAATTACTATCTGGGGAATTCACGTtgggggatatgtgtatatttctgtgAGCAtgtatgagagaaaaagagagagaggggaaataCTCAAGTATTTTGGGGGAGGCAAGCCATAGATTTATTAGATTCTGAAGTGTCCTCTAGAGTGAGAACTCATTTATCAGGCCCCTTGACTTCTCATACCTCCAGTTTCCCATTCTGGATACCTGAAGCCCTTGACTGCCCCCAGGGTCCCCAGATCAGTTTTATCCTGTCCCCAAACACCCCACCACAACTTCAGTCCTGAATAGCCAGCCTAACTCCACCCTTTACCGCATGTGTCCTCTCAGCAAGGCCCTTGctgtctggacctcagtttcctgataTGTCTCATGAGCTAATCAGAGTAACTGCTTTGTGGGGTTGTTGCAGAATTAAACCAGTTATCATCTGAAAGTGGCTGGAACAGTCTGTTAATATAAAAGTGGGTGCTTCTATCCCTTCTCGCTCCAAGCGAAATGAACCTTGAActgctcatgggcagaggagctaaAGTCCACACCTCAAGCCACACTCTGGGTTAGCTAATCTGTTTGCTCCTGTGTCACCATGGGCACTGCCACCCCCATGATCCTGTGGGTAAGATGGCCAATATCTATGGGAGTTAGGCTAGGAAGTGTCCTGCCACATGGTCCTGCATCTGTTTTGCAAGCAGTGGTCGCCACATATCCAGTTCTGACTCAGCATTTTTTACACTGTTACCCGAACTGTGTCATAAGCAACAACTCCTTTTATTGTCCCAGCTCCATAGATGATTCTGAACGTCTTATTGGTAGGCCGGAAGGTGGAAGACTGAAGATGTCTGAACCTAACGTGTGTAGCtgcagacacaagagatgagtgtCATCAGGTGCCAAGGGTGGAAAAAAGGGTGGCAGGGCAAGGGAAAGATGGTCCGGGTAGGGTGTGTCTGTACTCACAACAGGCTGAGCTGTTGCAATAGTCGGAGGGCACCCACAAGTCAGATGAGCCTGTGTCAAAGATAACCTGGAATTCTTGAGGAGGTGTTCCAATGGTGATATTACCCACATAGAGTATCtacagggagaaggagggagtgggTTAGTGCAGAACTGGCTACCCTCTGTTCCCACACTGATGACTCCCTCTGTTGTCACATATCTCTTGAGAACACTTTCGAACCACCGTTCAGGTCACAGACTTTGGTCACAGAATTATCTGCATTTGATATATATTTCCTGTGCTGCATTGTAAGCAAGATATTAACTCTATGAACAGGCGTTGAAGTGGTACCTCCTGCATGGGAAGAACAGAGGcataaccactgggcctccaggactgctggacacccagggaagtcctggtgcctTCATTTGAGAAGCTCTGTAGTCTCTTCAAACCAAGCCTTAgcacccccttctccaggaggtccttCTTGATCAACTCCAGTCACTCCCTCTAAACTCAGACCACATCCAATCAACACCACACAGGTGACCCTTTCATTTGACATGTATTTACTCTTTGCCTATCTCTCAGGCTGGCATGGGCATTTTTGAAGACAAAATAAGCCCTTTTCTAATTGAAAAACAGTGAGCACTATGTTAGATTCTTATGGCAATACACGGAATACAGGTTCAGTAAATTTTTCCTGCTGTTGTTCTTGCATCTGTGGAAACCAAATTCCTCTACCTGGGGATTCACAATTGCTTTGCAGTTGATTCTACCTTTTGATCACTGATGGCTCACTCTTCATCTGTATCTGAGTGGCTCACCTAGTTCCTAAGGAACAATCACCCTCAAACTAATGACACATGTTTGACAAAGAAATGGATATTTATTTACCTGCCACCTGGTAATGGCCAGGCCCAGTCACAAAGACCAACAGTTGAGGATGAGAATGCCTTCTCCTCTGGGTGGGGTTCCTGTTTTCCAGTGTCTCGGCCTCCTGCAGGAACCCCCCAACATCCCACCTGGCACCTCCAGATGAGCCCCATGCTAAACTAGAGCACCGGGGAGCACTGTGGAGCACCATCATCCCAAAATACTCACATCTCTGGTGTTTCTCAGTGGGTGAATAGTTAGATTTGAACCACGAAAAGAAATTTGGGGCAGTCTGTAAGCATGCTCCCTCAAGACATCGTTCAGCATGTTTTTACCACTGAGGGTTTTTCTCATGGTCTTCACTCTCCTTAGAGGTATTCTTTCACCGAGCatttgacaaagaaaacaaagaagatgcTACAATTAGCTGTCAGTGTTAAGGTATAACTGTCATTGTAATGGCCCTGTgtgttttctaatcatttttatgaGGCACATTATTATCAGAATTTTATGCATATACCATGGCAAAGACATAGATTTGAATACAGGTTCTCTCTGCCATCTTACGCAAGCCATATGATCATGAGTTGCCTCGGTGTCCCCTTCGGCAAAATGGTGAAATGTAACAGTACAAACCCTTCAAATAGGATACCTTGGGGATAAGTGAAGTAATGGATATTAGGAACCTGATAAATAGGAATTGTCAACAATGACAGCCATTCGCATTGCTGTTGCCATCCCACTCATTCCTTCTCAAAGAACCTCAAGAAAGGAAGTAGAAGGGGGacttttattctattttacaaGGGAGAAATTTGAAATGCAAGAGTTTTCTGAGTTGGATGTTGTCACACTGCTTGTCAGATATATGACAGTTTATCTTTCTCCAAgttgaaggagaagagagaattgAAAGAAGAATCCAAGATGTACGGAACAAGGAAGGGAAATTCAGAGGCTTGAGAAGGAAGGACaagtcaaatgaaaaattaaaagcaaacaacacaAAGAGAAATAGACTCTCAGTGACttccaaagagatggagagataaatgacagtgatacagagatgcagatataggcatatacacactgaagtagaactggaaaaaaagaggACATGTTGAACAAAATGTAGTAAAGTGCTATTCCACAGGACCACATCACCATTTGCATAGACTGGGCACTGAACAGTTGCAAGGAGTTGCATTTTCAACAGGTCATAACATGACTAGACCCCAAGTGTTGTGCAACCCTTATCTACACAAAGACCTTGGGATCCACAGTTCCTATAGCAAGTTACTTATCAATAAGTCAGAGTTGAACTTTAAGACTCTTAGGGAAATATTCCATTCCCTTCTAAACCTGATGGCTGGAAGAAtaatcagatgaaaagaaaaatcagataaaGGAATATGATGTGACATACAGTCCCCATACTTACTTGACTATGCACTCTGAGAAGGCCACTAGCCCAAGGAGCACAAGCCACTTCATGCTTCTTTTCTGGCTCCAAGTACTCAGGGAAGTTTAGGTTCTTAGTGTGTAGTGGTGACCGGGAGCCCCTAGATATATATGCTCTGACCTACCCTAGTTTTCCCCTTCAGGCCATTAAAGAtctgaaaaaaacacaaaggtTTCGATAAAAACTTTACCTTCGTCAGTGCCCTTGGCGAATGGACTTTGAAGCTTTTCAGAATACAGAGAATTGAGCTGTAATCTCTTCCTTGAATCTTGGCTCAAAAATCAAGCTGATCTGCATGGACATCTAAGATCGAAAACCAGGCTACTTGGAGAAAAAACTGCTAACAACATCATGAAAATGGATATTAGGGGCCATGCTCGACAGGTGTGGCTTCATGTGATCTTCCTGGCTACTTCGTGAGATATGCATTGCTGACTTTGTGAGATATGCATTGCCCTCTTCTTTGCTGAGGACATTGCTATGATAAGTTGTCAAATGGCAAAGTGAAGACTTCAGGGACAGCCCAGGGACATACAACTGGATTTAGGTAGTTGGTCTAATGGCAGACTTAGGGACACTTACGATGCCAGGCTGCATCAAAGATTTAGGGCAGAGCAGTACTTCAGTTGCATGGTTTCTATATTGGAAGTAATGTCAGATGCATCCACAAGCTATTTTATAGCATCCAACAACTGTACAAGGAAAAACTGTGTGCTAGGTTCTGGGTTAAAGGCTTCAAAGTCAAAGTTGATCAAGACAAAAGTAGTCTTTATCTTTATAGAGCTAGAAGTCTAGTTCTCACAAAGTCATGGCCCGAGGAGGCAGGAGATATGATACTAGGACTAGGTAGCCATGTTGGAATCTGGGCAGCACAGGCTTTACCTCTGTTAGCAGCCTTTCTTCCACTTCACCCATGCTCGAAAGCAGGCCAGTTGGCcatgttttcaagaaaatcagaagttTGGATATTTATCTACAGTCTCCTAATTTTAATGTGAGcaactaattttattttcccgAAAAAAAACAGTGGGAACATAATCTCTACAGTGATGTGCTGGAATCAGCCTTTAGTCTGCAGGGTTGTTTCTGGCCTAGAGTTGGGAGTGCAGTGGGGACAGAAAGGAATTTAATTCATGTTGGCTGATTTTAAAAGAGAGTGAATGCTTAGTAAacatgctgactcattggaaaagaccctgatattaggaaaaattgaagtcaagaaaaagaagcagaagacagatgatgagatggttggatagcaccaccaagtcgatggacatgagcttgagaaagctccaggagttggtgatggatagggaagccttgcCTGTTgtagtctatggtgttgcaaagagacggacacaactgaagtactgaactgaactgaacaaattgaaaacaaacaaacaaaaaagactaaTAAATCTAATTGCATCAAGATGTTGACTATCTACCTATAACAACACATTACTTAAGTGgctttaaaattcagacttatgaCTCTACATTCAGAGTGGAATATcttctaaggaaaaagaaaatcctgcccatcaaaagcaaaaccaaaggaaaccaaaagaaaaaggggaaagaaatcTGACACTATATTcatcaacttcagttcagtttagttgctcagtcatgttcaactcttgtgagCCCACGAAtggcagcacacaaggcctccttgtccatcatcaacctgGAGTCCGCACatattcatgtcccttgagttgacaatgccatccaaccatctcatcctctgtcatccccttctcctcctgccctcaaactttacCAACATCAGGGAtttgtcaaatgagtcagctctttgcatcaagtggccaagtattggagttttagcttcagcatcagtccttccagtgaacattcaggactgatttcctttaggatgactggctgcatctccttgcagtccaagggacactcaagattcttcttcaacaccaccaTTTtaaagtccagttctaactactgtttcctgacctgaatacacgTTCCTCAACAGGCAattcaggtggtctggcattcccatcactttcagaatttcccacattttattgtgatccacacagtcaaagactttggcatagtcagtagggcagaagtaggtgtttttctgaaatttcttgcttttttaataatccatcagatgttggcaatatgatctctggttcctctgccttttctacaaccagcttgatcatctggaagttcatgattcatgtattgctgaagcctagcttggagaatttttagcattgctttactagtgtgtaacatgaatgcaactgtgtggtagttagagcaatctttggcactgcctttctttgggattgcaatgaaaactgacgttgtctagttctgtggccactgctgagttttccaaatttgctagcatattgagtacagcattttcacagcatcatctttcaggatttgaaatagttcaactggaattccatcacctccaccagctttgttcatagtgatgcttcctaaggcccattgacttcacattctaggatgtctggctcttggtgagtgattacaccatcattatatctgggtcgtgaagatcttttctgtacaattcctctgtgtattcttgccacctgttcttaatatcttctgcttctgttaggtccatatcatttctgtcatttattgacctcatctttgcatgacatattcccatggtatctctacttttcttgaagtgatctatagtctttcccattctgttgatttcctctatttctttgcattgatcactgaggaagggtttcttatctctccttgctatttttcataactctgcattcaaatgggtaaatctttgattttctcctttgcttttgcttcccttcttttcacagctatctgtaaggcctcctcagacagccatttggctttttggatttcttttccttgggggtggtcttgattcctgtctcctgtacaatgtcatgaacctctatccatcgttcatcaggcactctgtctattagatctagtgccttaaatctatttctcacttccactgtatagtcctaagggatttgatttaggtcatacctgaatggtctagtgcttttctccactttcttcaatttcagtctgaatttggcatacggagttcatgatctgagccaccatcagctcccagtcttgttttttctgactgtatagaacttctccctctttggctgcaaaaaatataatcaatctgattttgatgccaaccatctggtgatgtccatgtgtagagtcttctcttgtgttgttgaaagagggtatttgctatgaccttgcattctcttggcagaatgcctttgccctgcttcattctgtactccaagcccaaatttgcatgttactcctggtgtttcttgactcctacttttgtattccagttccctacaatgaaaatgacatcttttttggggtgttttttctagaaggtcttgtaggtcttcatagaactgttgagcttcaacttcttcagccttactgatcgggacatagacttggattactgtgatattgaatggcttgccttggaaatgaacagagatcatactgttgtttttgagactgcatccaagtactgcatttcagactcttttgttgaccatgatgtctactccatttcttctaagggattcctgcccacagtagtagatataatggtcatctgagttaaattcacccattccagcccacctaagttcgctgattcc is from Ovis aries strain OAR_USU_Benz2616 breed Rambouillet unplaced genomic scaffold, ARS-UI_Ramb_v3.0 scaffold_87, whole genome shotgun sequence and encodes:
- the LOC101103195 gene encoding pregnancy-associated glycoprotein 4-like, which gives rise to MKWLVLLGLVAFSECIVKIPLRRVKTMRKTLSGKNMLNDVLREHAYRLPQISFRGSNLTIHPLRNTRDILYVGNITIGTPPQEFQVIFDTGSSDLWVPSDYCNSSACSTHVRFRHLQSSTFRPTNKTFRIIYGAGTIKGVVAYDTVRIGELVSTDQPFGLSVAEYGFQSRRYDGILGLNYPKQSWSRTIPIFDKLKNEGAISEPVFAFYLSKDEQEGSVVMFGGVDHRYYKGELNWVPLVKADDWTIHVDRITMKREVIASSDGCAAMVDTGASHIQGPGRLVDKVQKLIGAKPRGSKHYVSCSAVSTLPSIIFTINGINYPVPGRAYILKDSRGRCYTAFKEKRVRTSTESWVLGDVFLRLYFSVFDRGNDRIGLAPAM